The window GCCATGCATGACCTTGCGCATTTCATACGGCGGCAGGAACAGGTCGTCGCCGCCGCCCGCGTCGGGGCGAAGGAATCCGAAGCCGTTCTCGTTGGCGATCACCACGCCGGGAAGGAGATCCATGCGCTCGGCCGGTGCGAAGCCACCGCGCCGGTTCTGCAACAGTTGGCCGTCGCGCAGCATCGCGTTGAGGCGCTTCTCCATCGCCTCGAACCGATCCGGCGCGGTCAGCGCGAGTTTCTGCGCGAGCGCATCGGCATCCATCGGCCCATCGCTGGCGGCCAGCACCTGCAGGATCATCTCGCGGCTGGCGATGGGCTGTTCGTAGCGTTGCGCTTCGCGCGCTGCGTGCGGATCGCGCTCGCGCCCGGGTCGGGTGGAGATCGACGGCTTCGGTACGGGCTTCGGTTCGGCACGCCCTGCAGGCTTGCTCGCACCGGCACCGCCGAAGGCGCGCATCAGGCCGGCATCGGGCAGCCAACCGGGCAACTTGCTGGCGCTTTTCTTCGCGCCGGGCCGGCCTTGCGGGGCGGCTTCGCTGCGTGCGCCGCCGGCCTTGCCGGGTGTCTTGCCGCCGCGGCCGGGGCCGCGCTTGCTGGGGGGTTTGGTCATGCGGCGATGGTACAACGCGCCCGTGCACGGGCTGTCCGCATCGCACGCAATCCGTTGACAAGCCCGAAGTCGCACTGCAACATACGCCCCCTGCACCCTGCCCGGGTGGCGGAATTGGTAGACGCACTAGCTTCAGGTGCTAGCGGGGGCAACTTCGTGGAGGTTCGAGTCCTCTCCCGGGCACCAGGTTCAAACAAACGACCCTCGCGCAAGCGGGGGTTTTTTGTGCCTGGCGTTTTTCCATCACGCACTCCCGTCAAGCGGGTGCGAGCACGGGTTTACCCGGACGCACCGCGCACGCCATGCTGTCGCGAATCGCGCGGATGCAACGGCCCATGACTTCGACCACCGACTGGCAGACCATCGAAGCGCTGTTCGACGCCGCATGGGAGCTGCCGGCGCAGCAACGCGAGGCATGGCTGCGCAGCAGCGACAAGCCGGCGGCGATCGTCGACGAGGTCCTGCACCTGCTCGCCGCGGCCGATGCCAGCGGCGATTTCCTCGAACATGCGCCGCCCGCCGACACGCCCATGCCGGCGACGCTGGCAGACGGCGAGATCGCCGGTGCATGGCGGATTGCGGGACTGCTGGGTCGTGGCGGAATGGGCGAGGTCTATGCGGTCGAACGTGCCGACGGCCAGTACGGCCAGCGCGCGGCACTCAAGCGCATCGCGCGCGTGGACGCGGGCGATTGGGCGCGCTTCCACACCGAACGCCGGATCGTCGCCCTGCTCGACCATCCCGGCATCGCCCGGATGATCGATGGCGGCTTGCTGGGCGATGGCCAGCCATACATGGTCATGGAATACGTGGACGGCATGCCGATCCACCAGTGGTGCGAGCAACGCAATGCCTCGCCGCGCGAACGCATCGCGCTGGTGCTGCAAGCCTGCGAGGCGGTGGCGCATGCGCATGCGCGGCTGGTCGTGCATCGCGACATCAAGCCGTCCAACCTGCTGGTCGATGGCGACGGCCGCGTGCGCCTGATCGATTTCGGCGTGGCCAGCCTGTCCGGCCAGGGCAACGAGGCCGACGGCGAGCGCGCACCGCTGTCGCTGGGCTATGCCGCACCGGAACAACTCACGGGCGGCGATATCGGGGTGGCCGCCGATATCCACGCGATGGCGGCGGTCCTGTATCGATTGCTGTGCGGACATGCGCCGCATGCACGTGGCGAGCCGCCGACTGCGTTGCTGGCGATGCGCGCCGCGCAGGCGAGCGCGCCGCGTCTTCGCGATGCGGCGGCGTCCAACCCGCTCCACAGCGAGCGCGGCCTGCTGCTGGACCTGGATGCGGTGCTGGCGCAGGCGTTGGCGCGCGATCCCGCGCAGCGCTACCGCAGCATGGACGCGTTCGCCGATGATCTTGCGCGCGCACTGCGCGGCGCGCCGGTGGCGGCCCGCAATGGCGAGCCGCGCTACCGCTTCTGGCGCTTCCTGCACACGCATCGCTGGGCGGCGACGGGAGCGACCGTGACAGTGCTCGCGCTTGCGGTCGGACTGGGCATGGCCCTGTTCCAGGCACGCCAAGCCGGCCTCCAGCGCGATGAAGCCCTGCGCGAAAAGGCACGCCTGGAAGCGGTGCAGCAGGCGGTCTTCCACATGTTCCGCAGCGCCGGCGAAATGCAGGGCAGCGACGCGACCGCCGGCGACGTGCTCGACCATGCGGCGCAGCGGGTGGTCGACAGCTTCGCCCGCGATCCCGCGGAAGGCGCGCCGGTGTTGCACACCCTGGGCGAGCTGTATTTCATGCTCAACGATTACCCCGCGGCGGAACCGCTGCTGCAGCGATTGGCGGATGCCGACCCGAACGTCGTGGATCCGGCGCTGGTCGCGGTGGGTCGCTACGACCTGGCCCAGGTCGCGTTGCGCGGCGGCGACGCCGAACGCGCGAATGCCCTGCTCCTGCAGGCACGCAGTTACTGGAACACCGATCCGGCGCGCTGGCAGATGCGGCTGATCGACAGCCTGATGCTGGAATCGCGGTTGCGCCAGCAGGCCGGCGATGCCGATGGTGCGATCGCCCTGCTGCAACGCGGGCTGGCGCAGCGGATCGCGCTGGACGGCGTGCACGGACGCGAGACCGGCGTGTTCCACAACAACCTCGGCGTGGCGCTGTTCGGGCTCGGCCGGCTCGATGAAGCGCGCGAGGCATTCCGCGCCGCCAGCGAGGTCTGGCGCGTTGCGCGCCTGCGCGAATCGACCGATGCACTGAACACCCTCAACAACTGGGGCTCGCTGGAACTCAGTGCGGGCAAGCCGGAGGTGGCCGCGCCGCTGCTGGAGCAGGCGGTGAACCTGCGCCGGCAGTTGTACGGGCCATCGGCGGCGACTGCGGCCCTGCTCAACAATTACGGCAAGTTGCTGCTGCAGACCGAGCGCGCCGGCGAGGCCCTGCCGCTGCTCGCCGAAGCCGCAGCGATGGGCGCGCAGTTCGCCGGCACCGGCAGCATGCACCACGTCGCCGCACTCAGCGGGGTGGCGGAGGCGCAGTTGGCGCTGGGCGATGCCGCGCGTGCCGAGGTCGCCGCGCGTGAAGCACTGGCCGCTGCGGACCAGCATCTTGGCTCGAGTCATCCGGGCGGTGCGGCGCCGCGGCTGGCGCTGGCACGCATCCACCTGGCACGCAACCAGCATGCCCCGGTCGCGGCGCTGCTGGACACGGTGGATGCGATGGCCAAAGCCGCCGGCCCTGCCGGCCAGCGCATCGCCATGCAGAGCGCCAGCCTGCGCGCCAAGCTCAGTCCGGCACCGGCTCCAGCGCCTGGAACAGCCACGCGCGCGCCTTGATCCAGTCGCGGCGCACGGTGCGTTCGGCGATGCCGAGCACGCGCGCGGTTTCCTCATCGGTGTAGCCGGCGAAGAACCGGCATTCGACCACCTGCTGCAAGCGCGGGTTGAGCTGCGACAGTTCCTGCAACGCGTCATCGAGCTCGACCAGGCGTTCGTCGCTGACCCAGAACGGCTCGATGTCCGGATGGTCTTCCAGCGAATCCACGCGGCCGCCACCGCGCTTGTCGGCCAGCCGGCGACGCGCATGGTCCACCAGCACCTGGCGCATCGCCATCGCCGCGGCGTGCAGGAAATGGGTCTCGTCCTGCCAGGCACCGCCGCGCTGCAGGCGCAGGAAGGCCTCGTTGACCAGTGCTGTGGTGCGCATGGTTTCGCCGGCATTGACCCGGCGGCGTTCGCGGCGCGCGCGCCGGCGCATGTCGTCCAGCAGCAGCGGGGCCAGTTCGGCGGCGGTCGCGGCCAGCGTGCCTGGCAGCGGCTCGGCGTCTTCGTGCATGCGGTCGATGACTTCGGCGGGGAAGGCTTGCACCTTAGCATCGGCCCGCGTCGGCTTGTCCGGATCACCCGCGCCGCTGCGTAACCGATGCGCCTGCCCTGCCCTCGCGCCACTCAACGGAGTTTGCGATGCCGCTGCGCCCGATCTTTCTTTCCATCCTCATCACGATGTCGTCCATGGCTTGCGCGCCTGCCGACGCCGACAAGCCGATCGGCGATACACCCGTCCCCCAAGCGGCCTCCACGACGCCTCAGCTCGCCGACACGATCGCCACCCCGCAGCCCACTCCCGGCTCTCATCACGGCAACTGGCGGCTGGTCGCCGTGGACGATCCGCACGATGCCGCACTGATGGCATTTTCGGTCCAGTCCGACCGCGGCGATGCGCACGGGACCGGCGACTACGTGCTGTTCCAGCCGTTCTGCGACGCCGTGGCCGGCACGCCGATCACCGGCACCGCCGAGTGCGAACTGATCGGCCTTGGTGCCGCGTTCGACCGCGTGGACATCGACGGGGAGCGCATCGTGCTGGTCTTCCATCCCACTGCGGACGGCCTGCCGCATCGGCTCGAACTGCGAAGCGATGGCGCCGCGCTGATCGGCGATTACGTGACCGAAGGCAACGACATCCGCCGCGCCGTGCGTGCGCAACCCGCCATCGAAGAATGATCCCGCCCGTCGCCGCGCATGAGTGGTGCCACGCCACTACGTCGGGACGTCATTGTTGCGCCCCGTGCTTGCCGTAGCCCGCCATCACCGCACTGAAATCCTTGTAGCCGGCACCGGAAAAGCGCTGCGACTTGCGCATCACGTAGCTGATCTCGAACACCGCGCCCTCGCCTTCCATGCGCGTGACCAGGCGCTGCACGTTCGCCTTCGGCAGGGCGACCACGCCCGTGCCCATGTACGAGGCCGCGTAGAAGGCCACGTCGAAATCCGGCGTCGCCAGCCAGAGGCGCAGCGGCTTGCCGCTCTCCGGATTGGTGCCTGCGTATTCGGTCGAACGGTACTTGCCGCCGCGCAGGTCGCTGCCGATGTCGCGCACCTTTCCGGTGGGCTTGAAGTCGCTCTCGAACCAGTCGCCCGCGATGTAGGCATTGAGGTCGCGGCCAAGCGGGCTTTCGCCGCTGCGCGCCGACATCGCCACCCGCCCCATCTCGGCGCTGGTCATGTAGCTGTAGTGGTCGCCGGCATTGGTCATGATCTGGAAATCGAGCGAGCCGCCCTCGCTGGTGGCGGGCCGGTTACCCATGCTTTCGACCGCGCCGCGATCCAGGCCGATGTGGCCGCTGCGCGAATCGAGCAGGTAGTACGACTGCAGCATGCCCGCTTCAGGCACCTGCCCGATGTAACCGATCACCAGGTCGAAGGCGAAGCTGCCGTTGATCGGCGGCGAGGGGTGCTTGCCCGCCTTGTCTCCCACGTTCGCCCGCGGCCCTGCTTCTCCCGTCTTGTCGGCGTCCGCGTCCTGCGGATAGGGGTCGAGCAGGTCGTCGGCCGGATCGCCGGCACTCGATTTCACCGGCAGCAGGTCGCTGTCGGCGTCGGTGATGCGGTCGACCTTCGGCTTCGGCGGGTCCTGCAGCAGGTCGCTTCGGGTCACGCCAAACGCAGCGGCACCGCCGGCCAGCAGCACACCGGCAAGCACGACCGATTTCGGGAACGCCATCGGAACACTCCACTTCGGGGATGCGCTGGCTACGCGATTGCATCCCTGAATCCGGACATTCGCTGGCCGGGGACGCGATCCGCAGGCCGATGGCCAGATTTTCCACGCCGCTGCGTAACTGACCGGATCCGGCAATCCGCCGGTGCCATGCCGCGACGGGAATCCCGACGAAAAAAACACCCTGCTCGGTCGGCGCGATGCCGCATGACCGGAACGACAGAGATCACCGGCCAGCCGCGCAGGCAGATGAACAACCCCAACA of the Thermomonas carbonis genome contains:
- a CDS encoding serine/threonine-protein kinase, which produces MTSTTDWQTIEALFDAAWELPAQQREAWLRSSDKPAAIVDEVLHLLAAADASGDFLEHAPPADTPMPATLADGEIAGAWRIAGLLGRGGMGEVYAVERADGQYGQRAALKRIARVDAGDWARFHTERRIVALLDHPGIARMIDGGLLGDGQPYMVMEYVDGMPIHQWCEQRNASPRERIALVLQACEAVAHAHARLVVHRDIKPSNLLVDGDGRVRLIDFGVASLSGQGNEADGERAPLSLGYAAPEQLTGGDIGVAADIHAMAAVLYRLLCGHAPHARGEPPTALLAMRAAQASAPRLRDAAASNPLHSERGLLLDLDAVLAQALARDPAQRYRSMDAFADDLARALRGAPVAARNGEPRYRFWRFLHTHRWAATGATVTVLALAVGLGMALFQARQAGLQRDEALREKARLEAVQQAVFHMFRSAGEMQGSDATAGDVLDHAAQRVVDSFARDPAEGAPVLHTLGELYFMLNDYPAAEPLLQRLADADPNVVDPALVAVGRYDLAQVALRGGDAERANALLLQARSYWNTDPARWQMRLIDSLMLESRLRQQAGDADGAIALLQRGLAQRIALDGVHGRETGVFHNNLGVALFGLGRLDEAREAFRAASEVWRVARLRESTDALNTLNNWGSLELSAGKPEVAAPLLEQAVNLRRQLYGPSAATAALLNNYGKLLLQTERAGEALPLLAEAAAMGAQFAGTGSMHHVAALSGVAEAQLALGDAARAEVAAREALAAADQHLGSSHPGGAAPRLALARIHLARNQHAPVAALLDTVDAMAKAAGPAGQRIAMQSASLRAKLSPAPAPAPGTATRAP
- a CDS encoding ECF-type sigma factor, which codes for MQAFPAEVIDRMHEDAEPLPGTLAATAAELAPLLLDDMRRRARRERRRVNAGETMRTTALVNEAFLRLQRGGAWQDETHFLHAAAMAMRQVLVDHARRRLADKRGGGRVDSLEDHPDIEPFWVSDERLVELDDALQELSQLNPRLQQVVECRFFAGYTDEETARVLGIAERTVRRDWIKARAWLFQALEPVPD